The DNA region CGATGTCCTGAGCGAAGTTTTTGGGAACGCCGCCGCCGATCATGAGCAGGCCGGTGGTTGGGTTGGCGATCTTGAGCTGGGTGATCTCGTAGAAATCTTTGGCGGAGTCGATCGAGACCATTGGCTTGCCCTGACGCGCGTGCTGGTGAGCAACGAGGCCGAATCCGGCAGAGCAGTCGGAGAAGGCCGGGCAGAAGATGGGAACGTTCTTCTCGTAGGCGGCGAGGATGATGGAGTCGCGTCCGCCTGCTGCCGGGGTCTTGCCTTCCTTGACCAGGTAAGCACCCATCTCGCGGATGAACTCGCGAGAGCTGTAGGGGCGATGTTCGAGGGAGTTGGTGATCTGGTGGATGGTCTCGTCGCAGATGCGCAGCTCTTCTTCGTCGATGAAGGTATCGTAGATGCGATCGATCATCAACTCGCGGAGATCGGCGTCACCGGCACCGTACTTATACTCGTCACCGGCGATGTAGTGGTTGAAGCCGAGGGCCTCGAAGAAGTCCTGATCGACGATGTTTGCTCCGGTGGAGACGATGGCGTCAACCATGTTGTTGCGGATGAGATCGATGAAGACCTTCTGCAGACCGGCGGAGATGAGCGAGCCGGCGAGGCAGAGGATGACGCCGCAGTCGGTGTCGCGGAGCATCATGTCGTAGATGGAGGCGGCCCGGGCGGCGTCGCGAGAGCTGTAGGCCATCGACTGCATGGCGTCGATGAGGGGGACGACGTTGTGCTGCTTGATGTCGATGTGCTGAATGGGCTGGCTGAGGAGTTCTTTTTTGGTTGGCATGGCAAGTATTAGGATAGCAACTTTGGGGCTGTATTAATGCGGGTTTGAGTGTAAATTTCCGTTGTAAAAGCGCGCTGGAGATGGATCGGGCTTGCAGAAGCTGCTGGAATGGGTGGCACGGAGAAAAACGTACCTCAGGGGCTGAAGCCCCGTTTCCGATGGAGGATCTGCGGCACGGCTGAAGCCGTGCCCTTAAGCGAGACGGGCCTTTTCCGGCTGGTTCGTTCGCTGCGTCGGCCTGGAGGGTGGGCAGGATGGCGGTTTCGCTGATCTCGGCTACGGGTGCGAGATCTCCGTAGCGAGGGTTGGTG from Edaphobacter paludis includes:
- a CDS encoding deoxyhypusine synthase produces the protein MPTKKELLSQPIQHIDIKQHNVVPLIDAMQSMAYSSRDAARAASIYDMMLRDTDCGVILCLAGSLISAGLQKVFIDLIRNNMVDAIVSTGANIVDQDFFEALGFNHYIAGDEYKYGAGDADLRELMIDRIYDTFIDEEELRICDETIHQITNSLEHRPYSSREFIREMGAYLVKEGKTPAAGGRDSIILAAYEKNVPIFCPAFSDCSAGFGLVAHQHARQGKPMVSIDSAKDFYEITQLKIANPTTGLLMIGGGVPKNFAQDIVVAADVLGVEASMHKYAIQITVADARDGALSGSTLKEASSWGKVDLTYEQMVFSEATLALPLIAGYAFHKKAHAARKGKQWATILNQVPVTV